The stretch of DNA AATGATTATTTAATTATGGGAAAACCTATTGACATGAGTAAAAATATTAATATTGAGGTGATTTCATAATGTTTAAACCTAAGCAAGTATTATTTGAAAAAGATGCTTTAGAATATCCATTAGGGAAAGAAATATATGATAAGTTTAAAAAAGAAAATATTCAAATAGTTAAATTAAATGCAAATAGAGTACCAAGCATAAAGTCAGATGATTTAAAAGAAAAATACAGTAAAGCTAAACAAACGTTAGTAATTGGTGTAAGGAGAAGCTTTAAATTTCAAACATGTAAGCCATCAGCTCATTATCAATTACCTCTTGTAACTGGATGTATGGGACAATGTGAATATTGTTATTTAAATACACGATTTGGAAATAAACCTTATATAAGAACTTATGTAAATGTAGAAGAAATACTTAATCAAGCAAAAAAATATATTGAAAAAAGGGAAGGCATCACTATTTTTGAAGGTGCAGCTACTTCAGATCCTTTGCCAGTAGAACCTTATACTCATGGACTACAAAAATCAATTGATTATTTTTCTAGAATTCATAATGCTCGATTTAGATTTGTAACAAAATATGATAATATTAATAGTCTTTTAGATTTGGACCACAAAGGGCATACAACTATTAGATTTAGTTTAAACACTGAAAAGATTATAAAGAATCATGAACACTTTACTTCATCAGCAAAGAATAGAATCGAAGCTGCATCTAAAATATATAAAGCAGGATACCCTTTAGGATTTATCATAGCACCTGTATTTTTATATGATGGTTGGAAAAATGAATATAGAAAGTTGATTGAAGATATATCTAAAGCTATAGAACCTAATAATTCAAATGATATTACTTTTGAAGTTATATCTCACAGATATACACTTAAAGCCAAAGAAGTAATCACTAAAATATTTCCTAATACAACTCTCTCTATGAAAGAAGCAGATAGAAAGTTTAAATATGGTCAATTTGGTTATGGAAAATATATGTATACTAAGGAACAAATAAATGAAATAGAAGAATTCTTTACAAAAGAAATTAGTAGAATTTTTACAGACAAGAGTATTAAATATATTATTTAATACTCTAATATATTTAAAGGGGTCATAATTATATGCGAGAATTAGATGAGATGGTATTGAATATTGCAGATAGTCCTGAAAAATTCCATGATTTTATAAATAAATATGAAAATTTCATATTGAAAAGTGCCTCAAAAATCTCAAAAAAATACATATCAAAAAATGATGATGAGTGGTCAATTGCATTAGCAGGATTTTCTAAGGCTATAAAAGAATATGATTACAAAAAGGGGAGCTTTATTTCTTTTGCAGAATTATTAATACGTAGAAATATTATTGATTATTATAAAAAACAAAATAAATATAACTCAGAGATACAAGTTGAATGGATTGAAGATGCTGCAATTATGGAAAATAATTCAAATAACTTGAAGCTGGAAATTGAATCAATAACAGAAGTTTTTACAAATTTTAGAAGAAGCAAGAGAAAGAGCTGAAGAAAAAGCTGAAAGAGAAAGAGAGAAAGAAGAGGAAGCAAGAAAAAGGGCCGAAGAAAAAGCTGAAGAAAACGAAGATGAAGATTAAAAATGAAAAAAATTTAAAAAATAAAGCGTCAATCAATTGATTGATGCTTTATTTTTCGTTTCACAATACTAATATATTCCATATTTCTTAGTGTTATTATCCATAAATAAAGGAAGCTTAGGTGGAAAAAAAGTAAAAAAAGAAAGTATAAATCCAAATGATATAAACCCTATTAATCCTAAAATATTAGCTTTTTTATTTATACTTGTTTTTAGAACTTTAATACTTATTAATTGACATAGGATAGCACCTATTATAAAAGATGAGATATCAACTATAAGTGATGATTTATTGAAAACAAAGTGATAAGAATAATGTATAAGTAATATAGTAATTTCCATAGATAATATTCCTAGAAATTTACCAACAAAAAAACTATTAGTTTTAGTTTTTAGAAATTTATATTCTATAGGAATAAAAAATAATAGTGAAAAATATCCTAACTTAAGATGTTCCCAAACACTTTCGTTAACTGGTGAAAATAAGGCAACAAATTTTGAATTTCCTGACCATTCGTATGTAAAATGAAGCAAAGATCCTATTATTATAATCCAAAACATACCTATAATTTCCCACTTTTTAATTGGATCTAATTTATTCATATTTTTAATCTCCTTTCACTTTTAAAATATATTATATCCTTAATAATAATATTTATAAATTTATTATATGGAACTTTAAATATATTGATAGAATATCCTTAATAAGGGTATATATTTATGTATAAGGAGTGATAATTATGGATAATAATAAAAATCAAAAAACTTCTATTGGATTAGAACAAAATATTGCAGCAATGTTATCTTATATATTAGGTTTTATTACAGGAATAATATTTCTTCTAGTTGAAAAAGAAAATAAATTTGTGCGTTTTCATGCAATGCAATCAATAGTTGTTTTTGGTGCAATATTTTTAATAGGAGTAGTTATAGGATGGGTGCCAATAATAGGATGGTTAATAGGAGCTTTAAGCAGTCCTATAATCTTAGTTATATGGATTATACTTTTGATAAAATCATATAAAAATGAATGGTATGAATTCCCTATAGCTGGTAAGATAGCTAAAGAACAAGTTAATAAGATCAATTTATAATTATACATTAGATTAACAATATTAAAATATGAACTTTTATATAAAAGTTCATATTTTTTTGAGCAATATAATATATTTTTCAAAAATAGCTTGACTTATTTTAATATACTTGTTACTATCTAAGTATATTAAATAATCGAATAAATGCTCATATAAGTTCCATAATAAGGTTGGAACGTTTCTACTAGGTGACCGATAATCATCTGTCTATGAGCGAGAGTGTGCCTAGGGTTCCGAAGAATTTTCTTGCTGGTCCAAGCGGCACAAATACTTATAGTATTACACCGAAGGGATAAAAGCCCAGACGGGTAGGTTTCGCTCGAAACCTACCTGTCTGGGCTTTTTCAACTTTTATTTAATAAAAATGAAAATTATAGGAGGGATTATTATCAAGCTTATTTATAAAGGTAAAACTAAAGATGTACATGAATTAGATAGTGACAAAGTATTATTAAAATTCAAGGATGATGTTACAGGAAATGATGGAGTATTTGATCCAGGTGCTAATACTGTAGGACTTAGTATAGAAGGCATGGGTAATTTAGGATTAAGACTTACAAAATTTTTCTTTGAGAAATTAAATGATATGGATATTCCTACTCATTATGTAGATTCAGATTTAGATAATCAAAATATGACAGTATTAAAAGCTAAACCATTTGGTAAAGGTGTAGAAGTAATTTGCAGATACAAAGCTGTAGGGAGCTTTATTAGAAGATATGGTATGTATATAGAAGAAGGACAAGAATTAGATGCTTATGTAGAGATCACTTTGAAAGATGATGAAAGAAATGATCCTTTAATAACTGATGAAGCATTAGAAATGTTAAATATAATGACTAAAAAAGAATATGAAATTTTAACAAGTCTTACTAGAAAAATTAGTAAAGTAATAAAAGATGAACTTTCTAAAAAAGATTTAGAATTATATGATATAAAATTAGAATTTGGGAGAGTAGGTAATGATAATCACATAGCTCTTATAGATGAGATATCAGCAGGTAATATGAGAGTCTATGGAGATGGCAAATATATAGAACCATTTGAATTAGGTAAAATAATATTAAGTTAATAGAAATGCTCATATAAGTCTCATAATATGGTTGGGACGTTTCTACTAAATGACCGATAATCATTTGTCTATGAGTGAGAGTGTGTCTAGGGTTCCGAAAGCTACTTTGCTGGTCCAAGCGACACAGATACTTCTGTATTACACCGAAGGGATAAAAGCCCAGGCGGGTAGGTTTCACTCGAAATCTGCCCGTCTGGGCTTTTATCTTAAAGGAGGAAAATATGAAATATAGTAGAGTATTTATTGAAAAAAAACAAGGGTTTAATTCAGAATCTAAAAATCTTTTAGAAGAGTTTAAAAATTATTTAGAGATTAAAAGGTTAGAAGAAGTTAGGGTTATAAATGTTTATGATTTAGTAAATGCAAATGAGAAAGAGGAAAAAGAAATTATAGAAAAGTTTCTATATGAACCTGAAATAGATAATTTATATAAAGAATTAAATATTAGTGAAGATGAAAAAGCATTTAGAATAGAAGATTTAAAAGGGCAATACAACAAAAGAGAGTTTTTTTCAAATAAGCTTATAAATACTCTTTTTCCAGATAAAGATATAAAAATTTTGCAATCAAAAGTAATAATATTAAAAGGTATAAATGATGAAGAATTTAAGATTATTAAAGATTATCATATAAATCCAATAGAAGTAGCAGAGATTTTTTTAGATAAAGTTACTTTTATGGAGGAAAAAGAAAAAGCAAATGATATTGAAATAATAGATGGTTTTATAGATTTTAGTGAAGAAAAAATGAAGAAATTTAAAGCTAATTATGGTATAGGACTAGATTTAGAAGATTTATTATTTGCTAAAAAATATTTTAAAGATGAAAATAGAAATCCATCTATTACAGAAATAAAACTAATAGATACTTATTGGTCTGATCATTGTAGACATACTACATTCATGACAGAAATTAAAGATATAAAATTCAATGAAGGAAAATATAAGGAAGTTTTTGAAGAAGCTTTAAAGAAATATTTATCTTCGAGAAATTACACTTATGAAGATGAAGATAAAGCTATATCTTTAATGGATTTAGCTACTATAAATATGAAAGAATTAAAGAAAGAAGGACTTTTAGAAGATAAAGAACAAACAGATGAAGTAAATGCAGCAAGTATAGAAATAGATGTAGATATTGATGGTAAAGCTGAAAAATGGTTACTAATGTTTAAAAATGAAACTCATAATCATCCTACAGAAATGGAACCATTTGGAGGTGCTGCTACTTGTCTTGGAGGAGGCATTAGAGATCCACTATCTGGTAGAAGTTATGTATATCAAGCAATGAGAATTACAGGTTCAGCTGATCCTAGAAAAAAATATGATGAAACTTTAAAAGGAAAATTACCTCAAAGAAAAATAACTAAAACTGCTATGAAAGGATATAGCTCATATGGAAATGAAATAGGTGCAAGTACTGGATATGTAAGAGAAATTTATGATGAAGGATTTTTAGCAAAGAGAATGGAATGTGGTGCATTAGTTGCAGCTGCTCCTAAAGAATGGGTTTATAGAGGTAATCCAAGTGAGGGAGATTTAGTACTTTTAGTAGGTGGGAGAACTGGAAGAGATGGCCTTGGAGGAGCTGTAGGTTCATCTAAAGAACATACAGAAAAATCACTTCATACAAGTGGAGCGGAAGTGCAAAAAGGTGATCCTTCATTAGAAAGAAAGATAATAAGATTATTTAGAAAAGAAAA from Senegalia massiliensis encodes:
- a CDS encoding DUF4870 domain-containing protein, with the translated sequence MDNNKNQKTSIGLEQNIAAMLSYILGFITGIIFLLVEKENKFVRFHAMQSIVVFGAIFLIGVVIGWVPIIGWLIGALSSPIILVIWIILLIKSYKNEWYEFPIAGKIAKEQVNKINL
- the splB gene encoding spore photoproduct lyase — protein: MFKPKQVLFEKDALEYPLGKEIYDKFKKENIQIVKLNANRVPSIKSDDLKEKYSKAKQTLVIGVRRSFKFQTCKPSAHYQLPLVTGCMGQCEYCYLNTRFGNKPYIRTYVNVEEILNQAKKYIEKREGITIFEGAATSDPLPVEPYTHGLQKSIDYFSRIHNARFRFVTKYDNINSLLDLDHKGHTTIRFSLNTEKIIKNHEHFTSSAKNRIEAASKIYKAGYPLGFIIAPVFLYDGWKNEYRKLIEDISKAIEPNNSNDITFEVISHRYTLKAKEVITKIFPNTTLSMKEADRKFKYGQFGYGKYMYTKEQINEIEEFFTKEISRIFTDKSIKYII
- a CDS encoding DUF6512 family protein, translating into MNKLDPIKKWEIIGMFWIIIIGSLLHFTYEWSGNSKFVALFSPVNESVWEHLKLGYFSLLFFIPIEYKFLKTKTNSFFVGKFLGILSMEITILLIHYSYHFVFNKSSLIVDISSFIIGAILCQLISIKVLKTSINKKANILGLIGFISFGFILSFFTFFPPKLPLFMDNNTKKYGIY
- a CDS encoding phosphoribosylaminoimidazolesuccinocarboxamide synthase; its protein translation is MKLIYKGKTKDVHELDSDKVLLKFKDDVTGNDGVFDPGANTVGLSIEGMGNLGLRLTKFFFEKLNDMDIPTHYVDSDLDNQNMTVLKAKPFGKGVEVICRYKAVGSFIRRYGMYIEEGQELDAYVEITLKDDERNDPLITDEALEMLNIMTKKEYEILTSLTRKISKVIKDELSKKDLELYDIKLEFGRVGNDNHIALIDEISAGNMRVYGDGKYIEPFELGKIILS
- a CDS encoding sigma factor — encoded protein: MRELDEMVLNIADSPEKFHDFINKYENFILKSASKISKKYISKNDDEWSIALAGFSKAIKEYDYKKGSFISFAELLIRRNIIDYYKKQNKYNSEIQVEWIEDAAIMENNSNNLKLEIESITEVFTNFRRSKRKS